DNA from Metabacillus flavus:
GGTTTTAATGAATGAACCATATCAGGGAATTTCATCGCATCCCGGATAAAGAAGACGGGCAAATGGTTTCCTACAAGATCATAGTTCCCTTCATTTGTATAAAATTTCACGGCAAATCCACGAGGATCGCGGAGGGTTTCTGGTGATCCCTTAGAATGAATAACGGTTGAAAATCTTACGAATACTGGTGTTTCTCTTCCTTCTTCGCTTAAGAAATCAGCGCGGGTAAATGGATACATGCTCGTTTCGGTTTTAAATACTCCATGAGCTCCAGCTCCGCGGGCATGGACGACGCGCTCAGGAATGCGCTCACGGTCAAAATGAGCGATTTTTTCAAGCAAATGATAATCTTCGAGAAGTGTCGGGCCGCGCTGGCCAGCTGTTCTGGAATTCTGGTTATCACCAACGGGGACACCCTGGTTTGTCGTCAAATTAGGACGAATGTTTTCAGTCATTATAAAATCCTCCCTTTCACTCTATCAATAATAATTATTATATAGTTTATATTTTAAGAGTCAATATTTAATTATAATAATTTTAATTTGGATGTGCTGCAAGGGAGAGGTACAGGGGTGGTATAATTTTACAAAAAAAGTATAGGGCGGTGAAAAATGAAAAAGCGGGTGGCTTGGATGGTGCCGGTGCTGCTGTTGGCGGGGTGCGGGGGATATATTCCTTCCGGAAGGGACGTTGTGAATACACACGGAGAGGTTAAAAACCATGAACGGCTACTGGATTTCATAAGCCATTCAGAAAAAGGAGTAAAGGATAAACTCAGAGTGGTGAGTTATACAACTGAGGGTGATGCCATGCTGCAGGATTTGGAATTCGACGGGAAGCTAATCAAATCACGATACGATTCGACGCGTGATCAATACGGAGACGGGGATGTAACCTATGCCTCATGTAAAACGATTGAGATGAAGGAGCATGAGGAAGAGCTGGAATATAAACTGACAATGTGCGGGAAAGACAATAGTGAGATGGCGTTATTAACAATAAGCAAGAAGTAAGAAAGATTGACTTGTAACATCATTTTCAGGAGATTCGGCTTATACGAAAGACCGGCGGAAGCGTCTCACATAGACGAACCGCCGGTCTTTTAATTTGTGCCCAGAACTTCCTGCAGCTGGCGCTGGTTTTTCACAAGATCGGCCAGTGTATAGCCATCCAGGATCTGCAGGTAAGACTGCAGGGCTTTGTTCAGCACGTGTTTTAATCCGCATACAGGCGAGATAACGCATTGATTCGTTTCAGGGTCAAAACATTCCACAAGGTTAAAATCATCTTCAGTTTTCCGTACAACCGCCCCGATGTTAATATCTGAAGGATCTAAAGCAAGCCTGATGCCTCCGTTACGTCCGCGAGTTGTATTAAGAAGGCCCATTTTGCCAAGTTCGTAGGTCACTTTCATTAAATGGTTCTTTGAGATACCGTAAACGTCTGCAATTTCTTTGATGTTTGATAACTTCTCCTGATCTTTTGCTGCCAGATAAATGAGGACCCGCAGCGAATAGTCGGTATAATTAGTCAGTCTCATAGCTACAACCCCGCTTAAGAATCTTAATTTAATAGTATCATACTGTTGCGTTAAATCGAGAAAGAACTCTTCAAATCAAGTAGAATTATGAATTTTTTGTGAATCTTTTCCGTGAAAGTGATCCAAAATGAATTTGGAACAAACAGGAATAAACGAGTGCCTTTCATTTTTTTATCTGCTAGGTCATACATTTAGGTAAGAAAGTGATAAGGGGGAAGGACGTTTGAGCGGATCACGACATGCATCCCTTCAGTATGCGATCGAGCAGATCACGGAAATCGCTGATGGGTTTGGACTGGATTACTATCCAATGCGCTATGAAATCTGTCCCGCGGACATTATTTATACGTTTGGCGCGTACGGTATGCCAACAAGGTTTTCTCATTGGAGCCACGGCAAACAATTTCATAAAATGAAACTCCACTATGATTTGGGATTAAGCAAAATCTATGAGCTCGTAATCAACTCAGATCCGTGCTACGCATTTTTGCTCGATACAAATTCACTTGTGCAAAACAAGCTCATCGTGGCCCACGTTTTGGCACACTGTGATTTTTTCAAAAATAACTGCCGATTCGGGAACACAAAAAGGGATATGGTCGAAAGCATGGCCGCAACAGCTGAAAGGGTGAAGCACTACGAAGTACTTCACGGAAGAAAAGAAGTCGAGGATTTCCTCGATGCGGTCCTTGCCATTCAGGAACACATTGACCCTTCTATAATGAGGCCAAAGCTTTCCTGGAGCATGGACGAAGAAGAGGAGGAGGATGCCCCTCCGAAAAACAGTCCATATGATGACCTCTGGAAGCTCGACAGCCGGGATGAGAAAAAAGAAAAAAAGAAAAAAGGGAAGAAAAACTTTCCTCCATCTCCCGAAAAAGACCTGCTGTTGTTTATTGAAGAACACAGCCGCGAGCTCGAGGACTGGCAGCGCGATATCCTGACAATGATGCGGGAGGAAATGCTCTACTTCTGGCCGCAGCTTGAAACGAAGATCATGAACGAAGGCTGGGCTTCCTACTGGCACCAGCGCATCATGCGTGAGCTGGATCTCACCTCAAGCGAAGCCATCGAATACGCCAAGCTCAACGCAGGAGTCGTTGTTCCATCCAAAACAAGCATCAATCCGTATTACCTCGGACTGAAAATCTTCGAGGACATCGAAGAACGGTACGACAATCCAACCGAAGAAATGAAACGCCTCGGCGTCAAGCCAAACTCAGGCCGTGAAAAAATGTTCGAAGTGCGGGAAATCGAATCCGACATTTCCTTCATCCGAAACTATCTCACAAAAGACCTCGTCCTGCGAGAAGACATGTACCTATTCCAAAAGCAGGGCCGCGACTACAAAGTCGTCGACAAAGACTGGAAAGGCGTCCGCGACCAGCTCGTCAGCATGCGCGTCAATGGGGGGTTCCCGTACATCACCGTCAATGACGGAGACTATATGAAAAATAATGAACTCTATTTAAAACACTGGTACGAAGACATCGAACTCGATCTCAAATATCTGGAGAAAGTGCTCCCATACGTTCACCAGCTTTGGGGCCGCCCGGTTCACATGGAGAGTATGCTGGAAGGGAAAAAAGTGATGTTTACGTATGATGGGAAGAGTGTCCATCGGAAATATTTGTGAGGGAGGAAGCCGCTTTGGGGAGCGGCTTTTTTGTGGTTATAGCTCGCAATTTGTATCCGTCCTAAGATAAAGGGATGTCAGTTAAATATGTATATGTTGTGAAAACGCTTGATTGTTCTAGAGGGATCGATAAGATTAAATGTACATACTGCTTACTGGGAGAGTGCAAATTTGAAATTCAACCTGTTCGTCATGAGTATCCTTTCCGTATTAGCCTTGGCTGCATGTTCATCTGAACCCAGCACCGGAAAGAAGGAAGAAGACCACGCCAGTCATCAGGAACATGCTGGCGAAGAAATCCGGGAAGAGACAAAAAGCATGAATTTGCTTCCTTCTTTTCTTGAAGACAAGCCTGAGGAAATGAAAGGCATCTATACGGCTGCTGCCAAACATCGGGAATTGCTTGAGTCCATCCCTTGCTATTGCGGCTGTGGAGATTCAGCTGGGCATCAAAACAACTTTGACTGTTTTGTTTTTGAAAACAAAGATAACGGAAGCCTTGTATGGGATGATCATGGAACAAAGTGCGGGGTTTGTTTGGAGATTGCAGCCAAATCAGTTATTGATTATCAAAATGGGAAGAGCATCAAAGAAATTCGCAGTAAAATAGATGAAGCATACAAAGATGGGTATGCAAAACCCACTCCTACGCCAAAAGTATAAAATCACCAAAGCCCTTTTTAAAAGTGACAGGGCTTTTTTTCATCGTTTTTTTCTTCAATCGTATCCATTGCTCAATTACATAAGTAAGCTTCATTCCCTGAAAATGGTTCATAGGATAATAGGATAAATCCTCGAAGGGAGTGAGATGGAATGAACGATCCTTGTTGCATGTCTCCATACAAGTTTCAGCCATATCACCATTATGCTAGGTTGGAAATTCACCCAGAGCTTGACCAATTTTTACGAATTGTACAAGGTCAAGGGATTGTTCAAATGGGCAAGAAAAAAGATAATTTAAACTTTGTACGTAAAGCTCAAGATGATTTTGCCATCGTGATCCCGCCGGAACATGGCACAATGTAACCAATACAGGGAATATCCCGTTAAAACTCTATTCTATATATGCTCCTCCACAACATCCATTTGGCACGGTGCATATAACTAAAGCTCAGGCATTGGCAGAGGAAAATGACTAGATGTTTGGTTGAATACGCCATTCTTTTCGAGTGTGCCTCTTTTTTAGATGATTTTAAAAAGTAAGTTTAGGGGCAGCAAAGGTTCATTCCTTCCTGCTCCCTTTTCATATTGGGTCACTGAATCCAGCTTTTTTCAAACATTCAAATAACCTTTTGACTAATTAATTATTCTGTTTTATTATTAAACTAATAATCAAATGAACGTTTGAATAACGAGGTGAATAATATGAAGGAAATTGATATCTGTGAGGTAACGTGCGTAGATGAAGAGAAAGTCGTACGGGTCAACGAACAGCTGAAGAATCAAGATCCAATGAGTGTGGCAAAAATTTTCAAGGCCCTTTCCGATCCAACGCGGCTTAAAATAGCCTACTCCCTTACGCTGGAGGAGGAGCTTTGCGTTTGCGACATTTCCAATATTGTAGAAGCTTCCAATGCAACAGCCTCCCACCATTTGAGGCTTTTGCATAACCTGGGATTAGCTAAGTACCGTAAAGTCGGGAAGTTAGTTTATTATTCGCTGGATGATGAACATGTGAGCCAATTAATTAAGATCGCGTTTACTCACCAAATGGAGATAGAAAACCGGGGGTGAGAATGGGATCAGAGGTAAGGAGTGTTTTGACATGTCGGAGCAATGCTGTGGTTCTAATAGTAAGAAAAACAACATGCAGGAAGTGAGCTGCTGTTCCTCAGGCAGTTCTTTATCCAATACAAATGAGTCAGTGGCTAAAGAAACTGGCTGCTGCTCAAGTTCAAATGGTGAGCAAAAGACAAATATTTCAGAACCAGCTGATTCATGCTGCAGCAGTGCCAAGCCCCTTGACGGCTGCTCCTCAAGTGAAGAAGCAGCGGCAACCATTATGCATCAAACAAAAAGCTGCTGCATTTCTGATTCCCAAACGAATGAAGGCGCTGCAGCCGAAAGCATGAACTTCCGGGTATACGGAATGGATTGTCCTGCCTGCGCGAAGACAATCGAAAAAGGAATTGGCTCATTACAAGGAATCCGGGATGTCCAAGTAAATTACAGTACAGCCAGAATGCAGGTAACCGCGGCAAGCGCTCAGGCTTTTGAACCGGTTCAGAACGAAATGAAAAAGCTTGGCTATACGGCTGAACAAATGAATGAGAAGAGAAATCTCAAAACATACACGGTTGAAGGAATGGACTGCGGAAGCTGTGCAAAAACGATTGAAAATCACTTGAGGCTAAACAAGTCTGTCCAAAGCGTAAATGTGAATTTTTCTACGGGAAAAATGAAAATTGAACATGCGAATTCTACAGATGAAATCATTAAAGAAGTGTCGAAGGTTGGGTTCAAAGCTTCTTTAGATTCAAGCCGCTCATCCAATCAGCCTTCTCCCTCTGTAAAAAGCAATGAAAATGGCTGGTTTATTCTTTCCGGAGTATTGATTGCAATGGGCTTTGCAGGTTCGTTCTTGGGAATTGACCCGTTACTATCTTCATTTTTGTATGCTTTTGCCATGATCATCAGTGGATACAAACCAGTGAAAAGTGCATTTTATTCCATCAAAAGCCGCTCGCTTGACATGAATGTCCTCATGTCCGCAGCTGCAATCGGGGCTGCCTTAATAGGAGAATGGCTGGAAGGTGCTACGGTCGTTTGGTTATTTGCTCTTGGAAATTTGCTGCAAAATAAATCGATTGAACAGACAAGGAATTCCATTCGCAATCTTATGGATTTGGCTCCACCGGAAGCCTGGATTAAAAATGGAGCAGATCTTGTGAAAAAACCTGTTGAAGAAATTTCGATCGGGGAAGTCATTTTTGTTAAGCCAGGTGACAAGATTCCATTGGACGGAGAAGTCGTTAAAGGAGAATCCAGTGTTAACCAGGCACCGATCACGGGAGAATCCATTCCGGTTGATAAAGAAGCGGGAGATACCGTTTTTGCCGGGACGATAAATGAGCATGGAACACTTGAAATCCGGGTAACGAAGCTCACTGAGGATACAACGATCGCAAAGATTATTCATTTGGTCGAAGAAGCGCAGGAGCAGAAAGCCCCGACGGAAGCATTTATTGATAAGTTCGCAAGTATCTATACTCCTGTCGTTTTTGTCATAGCACTGCTGATTATGATTCTGCCTCCAATAGCAGGATTTGGAACGTGGGGCGATTGGTTTTATAAAGGATTAGAGCTGCTTGTTATCGCCTGTCCATGTGCACTTGTCATCTCAACCCCGGTGGCCATTGTATCAGCCATTGGAAATGCGGCAAAGAACGGGATCCTGATTAAAGGCGGTACATTTTTAGAAAAAGCTGGTGCGATCACAGCGATTGCGTTTGATAAAACAGGAACGTTGACAGAGGGGAAACCGAAAGTATCAAAAGTTGAAGTGCTGGAAGGTACTGAGGAAGAACTGCTCTCCATTGCCCTCACGCTTGAAACCTATTCTACACATCCGATTGCCAAAGCGATTGCTGATTATGTGAAGTCAAAAGGAATACCTTCTCAAGAGGGAGACTCATTCAGTAACATTGTAGGAAAAGGGGTGCAAGCGACTGTAGAAGGGGTACCGTATTACGCAGGGAATCTCGCACTTTTTAAAGACATGAACCCATCGCTCGAGCAGGTCAGCAAACGCGTAATGGATCTGCAGAACGAAGGAAAGACCATTGTACTGATTGGTACGGATCAAAAATTAATAGGATTGATTGCCGTATCGGATACGATTCGGGAATCCACCACTTCTGCAATGAAAACATTAACGGAAAATGGAATCCGCGAAACGGTGATGCTGACGGGAGATAATACGGGAACCGCCAAAATGATCGCCTCTGAAGCGAACATCACCCGATACTTTGCAGAATTATTGCCAGAAGATAAAGTAAACGCCATAAAAAAACTTCAAAATGAAGGCCATAAAGTGGCCATGGTAGGAGACGGAATCAATGATGCCCCAGCATTAGCCGCCGCTGACTTGGGAATTGCGATGGGAGGAGCAGGCACAGATACAGCCATGGAAACAGCAGACATTGTATTAATGGCTGATAATCTGGATAAACTGCCTCACACCATCAAGCTCAGCAAAAAAGCGCTGGCCATCATCAAACAGAACATCTGGTTCTCCATCATCATTAAAGTCATTGCCCTGGCCCTTATTTTCCCCGGCTGGCTCACTCTTTGGATGGCTGTTTTAAGTGATACAGGTGCAGCGTTGATTGTCATTTTGAATGCGTTGAGGCTGTTAAGAGTTAAGGAATAACTGTGAGAAAGAACCATTGAATTCATATTCATTGGTTCTTTTTCGTTGGTATTGGACTTTTTGCGAACAGATGGATAAAGAAAGTATGTGCAACGGAAGTATTTGTGAGGGAGGAAGTCAATTTTCGCTATTTTTATACTCCCATTAATCCTGTTTGATATTATCGTTTAATACGATATAATCTTATTATAAGAAATAAAAGGAGGACACGATGGACAAAGCAGCATTAATAAACAAATATTGGACGGACATTTATTTTCATCTTCATTACGATCATAAGGAAAAAGTGACTCATCAGGTGATCCGGATCCTCCAGCTTGTTGATAAAAAAACAGATGCAGGAATAAATGAGGTGGCCTCATCTTTAAAGGTCTCTCATAATACGGCCTCAGAGCATGTAAAACGAATCATCGAGAAAGGGTATCTCTTTAAAAAAAGAGACACTCTGGATGAAAGAAAGGTCATCCTTTGTTTAACTGACTTAGGAAAAGAAGTACTTCATCGAAACACAAGTCTCGATGAAGAGAAATTGAACGGCATTCTAAGTGAGCTAAACCCTGAAGAAAAAGGAACCGTCGAACTTGCCCTGAAACTATTAAGTGAGCGTGCAAAAAAATGTACGTCATCTTAAAAATAATTGTGTCTGCCATCATCATTGCTGGTGTCACTGAAATTGCAAGGAGATTTCCAACCTATGGAGGAGTGGTAGCCGCCCTGCCGTTAGTCAGTTTACTGAGTATCGTCTGGCTATATGTACAAGGCGAGCAAACCGAAACATTAAGTAAATTTGCATTGGGAGTCATATGGGGATTTCCTGCAACAGCCGTTTTATTATTTGTTGTTTACATAGCTCTGAAGCATTCCCTGCATTTATTTGTCTCAATTGGATTGGGAGCGGGAAGCTGGTTTGTGTTTTTGGTTCTACAAGAAAGTGCTTGGAATTATTTAAAAAAATTATTTTTCAACTAAAGAGCTGCAGCAGAAGGAAGAGTCGCAGATACGCTTTTGATTGCTTCGCCTATACACCTTTTACAATGGTGTCTATTCTCCCAATTGATCCCGCAATCGTTAATACCAGTGGGCGGATGATTGTCATATAAACTTTGCCTCCCTATTAATCGTGCAGTTTACGAAAAAGTTCGTATGGATTATTATGGGAAAAGAGATTAGAGGCTATAAAACCCGTTTTTGGTGTCTTAGCCCTCTATAATAAAAGTAAAATAATTGAAAAAAAGGGTGGTATAAGTGGGTAGTGCCATTTGGAGCGAAGATACTGGTGATTACAAACAGGAACCATTAACGGATGAAATGATTCGTGAAGCGGAAGAAGACCTTGGTATTAAGCTGCCGGATTCTTACATAAGCCTTCTAAGAGAACAAAATGGGGGTTACATAGAATTTAATTCACATCCGGCGGATACGCCGAATTCCTGGGCTGATGATCATGTAAATGTAGAGTACATAATGGGAATCGGAAAAGAAAACGGGATTCTAGAGAGCCATTACTATATTGACGAATGGGATTTACCTAATGATATTGTCCTCATCTCCGGAGGGGGACATAGCTGGATAGCGCTTGATTACAGAAAGACCCAAACCGATCCCCCTGTCATTTTCATTGATAGTGAACAAGAACAGATTTTTGATCTTGCTCCTGATTTTGGGACGTTTTTAACCCAGTTAACGAATTGGGAAGAGGATGATGGAGAAGGGGAATTATATGTGAAAGAAAAAAAAGGGCTATGGAGATGGATCTTTAAAAAATGAGTAGTTTAGGCATCTATAGGAGGTGCCTATTCTTTCACGAATATCATTGACTTTGACTCAAGAGGGGAGGTATAATTATCTCAACTTCAAGATAATATATTGAAATTCAGCTTATATACCAAAGGGATATTGTAAAGATAGAGACTCTTTTTTAGTTATATATCTCGATTTCGAGATAAATGAAAAATTCTAAGGAGTGAAAATACATGACGAAAAAAACAATGGGCATTCACCACATCACAGCGATAGTCGGGCATCCGCAGGAAAATGTTGATTTTTACGCAGGCGCACTGGGATTGCGTTTAGTAAAAAAAACCGTAAATTTTGATGATCCAGGTACGTATCATCTTTATTTTGGAAATGAAGGTGGAAAACCGGGCAGCATCATCACCTTTTTCCCGTGGGCCGGTGCACGCCAAGGATCGATTGGAGATGGGCAGGTAGGCGTCACCACTTATTCAGTGCCAAAAGGTTCAATGAAGTTTTGGGAGCAGCGGCTGGAAGCATTCAAGGTTCCTTTTGCAAAATCGGACCGCTTTGGTGAACAGTATTTGGAGTTTGATGATCCTCATGGTCTGCACTTAGAAATGGTAGAACGGGAGGAAGGCGAAGCGAATACATGGACCTTCAATGGCGTCACTCCGGAAACGGCAATCAAGGGATTTGGGGGAGCGATTCTGCTTTCGACTCAGCCGGACCGGACAGCCGAATTGCTGGAGAACGTCATGGGGCTTGAACGCATTGGAAAAGAGGGAGATTATATCCGTTTCCGTTCCGAGGCTGATCTTGGAAATGTGATTGATATAAAAGCGACGCCAACCGGCCGCGGACAAATGGGAGTGGGAACCGTGCACCATATCGCATGGCGCGCAGCGGATGATGAGGATCAATTGGAGTGGCAAAAATATGTGGGAGAGCATGGATATGGCGTCACTCCTGTGAAAGACCGAAACTATTTTAACGCCGTTTATTTCAGAGAGCATGGCGAGATTTTATTTGAAATCGCGACTGATTCTCCAGGCTTTGCCCATGATGAATCTCATGAGACAATGGGACAGAAATTAATGCTTCCTTCTCAGTATGAGCAGGCAAGAGAACGGATTGAACGTGCTTTGATTCCGTTTGAGGTAAGAGAAATTGACTGAATTTAGGGGGGGATATCGTGCAAAAGACAGCTGGCATCCATCATATCACAGCTATGGTCAACGATCCGCAGCGGAATATTGATTTTTATGCAGGCGTATTAGGCTTACGGCTTGTTAAGAAAACCATTAACTTTGACCGTCCGGAAGTGTACCATCTTTACTTTGGAAATGAATCCGGCCAGCCTGGAACGATTATCACCTTTTTCCCCTGGGCTGACCAATTAAAAGGACGAATTGGGACGGGACAGGTCGGAGTGACGAGCTATGTGATTCCTCCAGGTTCCCGTTCATTCTGGGAGAGCCGTTTGATAAAGTTTGGCGTAAAGTTTTACAGGACCGAACGGTTTGGGGAAACGTATGTCGCCTTTCAGGATCCGGATGGTTTGGAGCTTGAATTGGTGGAACGGGAGGAAGGGCCCCTCAATACATGGAGCGTCAGCGGAATTCCATCGGATCGGGCTATTAAAGGATTCAGCGGCGCTACCTTAATCTCAGCCCAGCCGAATAAAACAGCGGATTTGCTTGAACAAGTACTAGGACTCGAATGCGTGGGACAGGAAGAAAGCTTTCTGAGATTTCGATCTGAGGGAGAGCTCGGCAACACCATTGATGTGAAGCTATCCCCTTCCGTACGCGGATTAATGGGAGCCGGCACTGTGCACCATATTGCCTGGAGAGCGAAAAATGAAGAAGACCATCTCAATTGGAGAGCCCTTCTTCAGGAGAAGGGATTTTATCCAACCGACATATTGGATCGCAACTATTTTAAAGCCCTTTATTTTCATGAAGAAGGCGGCATTTTATTTGAAATTGCGACCGATCCGCCCGGATTTACTGCAGATGAACCGGCTGATGAACTTGGCTCCAAGCTCATGCTGCCATCCTGGCTTGAACCGCAGCGGGAAGAATTAGAAAAAAGCCTGCCTCATGCAGAGGTAAGCGTTTTGGAGGAGGAATTATAATGAAACACATCTTTAACAAAGGAACCAATCCGGACAAACCTACTCTGCTTCTGCTTCACGGCACAGGCGGAAATGAACTTGACCTGCTTCCGCTCGCAGGAATGATTGATGAAGAGGCGTCCGTGTTAAGCGTCCGCGGAAATGTACTGGAAAATGGTATGCCCCGCTTCTTCCGCCGGCTCGCCGAAGGTATATTTGATGAAGAAGATCTCGTATTCCGCACACAGGAACTCAATCAATTTCTGGATGAGGCGGCCGAAACGTATCAGTTTGACCGACATCAAATCATCGCGATCGGCTATTCCAATGGAGCCAATATCGCGGCAAGTCTGCTATTCCATTACCAGGATGCTTTAAAAGGCGCCAGTCTTCACCATCCAATGGTGCCGAGAAGAGGGATTGAACTCCCGGATCTAACAGGGAAATCCGTCTTTATCGCTGCCGGCACTAACGATCCGATTTGTCCGGCTGAAGAATCAACGGAACTGCACGCCCTGCTGCAAGGAGCCAATGCCAAGGCAGAATTGCACTGGGAAAATCAAGGCCACCAGCTAACGCGGAGTGAGGTTGAGGCTGCGGCGAAGTGGTATAAGGGATTGTGAAGGAGGAAGAAAACTGCTTGTGCAGTTTTCTTTTTTTTGCACTTTGCACTGACCCCCGCTATGCAGCTCCGGCCCCGTGTCACGCGACGCCTAGAGCGGTCAGTGTTTGCACGGGCTATGCTCATTCCCCAAGTGCGGTAAAGGGTAGAAGGTCAGAGCAATGCACTGACCCCTGCCCTGATAAAGGACTAAAGCTCCGTCCCCGTGCCACATGACGCTTAAAGCCGTAAGGGATCGCTCTCTTCTTCCTCCTTCCCCCGGTGCGGTGAAGAAGAGAGGGTCAGTGCAAGCTGCTCATCAATTTCAACTCACAATACACTTAGTCCGTCAGCTGTGCACGTTTTTTACAATTGAAAGATGTGCGGTTATACTGAAAGCATACTTACAGGAGGGTGATTTGATGAGCCGCAAAAAAATGGTGATGCTCACTGTTTCTCTGCTTGCCGCATTTGGTTTGGCCGCTTGTTCGAACGGCGGGATGGATGAAAAGCATGAAGGAATGGATCATTCCAAGATGGAACATTCTAGCTCGGGTGAAGTGCCTGAAGGATTAAAAGAAGCAAAAAACCCGGCAAATCCTGTCGGGAGCAAGGCGATAGTGAAAACGGAACATATGGAAGGCATGAATGGAGCAGAAGCGACCATTGCGGGTGCTTATGATACAACGGTCTATGCGGTGACCTACACACCCAAAGGAGGCGGAGAAAAAGAAGTCAATCACAAGTGGGTGATTCACGAGGAAATCGAGAACGCGGGAGATGTTCCTTTTAAGAAAGGTGAAGAAGTAACCTTGATGGCAGACCATATGAAAGGAATGATGGGAGCAAAGGCGACCATTGATTCTGCTGAGAAGACAACCGTTTATATGATTGATTATTCTCCAGCGAATGGCGGAGAAGAAGTGAAGAATCATAAATGGGTGACGGAAAGCGAGCTTTCAGCCTTGATAAATAAAGAATGAGGAAGAGCATCTTATAGGGGATGCTCTTTTCCATTTTCCCAGAATTGCCATCTGGTCAGCGGGAAAAACGGGCTTTTCTATCGTATAAACAGGAGGTGTATAAATACTTGCATTGTGCAAATTTATTACTTGCAAATTGCAAATATATAGATTAAGATCAATTTAAGGAGGCGGTACAGTGGAGCTAACAATCAATAAGTCAGGGAATTTGTCCGTTCAGTATTTTCTGTCGTACCTTTTTCTTGTATCAAAATCTATGAATGTATCATCATCTCAAATTATCGAGTTTACAGAGAAGCGAATGTTTGGGAAAGACTGTGGTTCACGGGGAGAAGCTTCCTATCAAAATTTTTTGAAGGCATGCAGCCAATTTATAGAAAGCGGAGGACGAGATTAAATGGAAAATGTACGCGAGCTGTTTCAAGTAATGGTCCGCCGATTCGGGCTTTTGGATAAGAATTGCTGTTCAGTTGGAACGAGGGAATTGAGCCTGGTTCAAAGTCATATTCTCTATGAAGTAGAACGACGGGAAGCTCCATCCATTCAGGAAATTGCCGATACGCTAGGAACAGATATTACGACGTTCAGCCGGCAGGTTCAGGGCCTAGTAAAGATGGGACTTATAGAAAAAAAACAGTCTATCGAAGATAAAAGGATTTACCAGCTTTTCTTAACCGATGGGGGAAAAGAAATAACTGCATCCATCGATAACCAAATGAATGAGTACTTAAAAGAAGTATTTTCTTATATGCAGCCGGCAGAGAGAAACCAGGTTATCGAATCTATAAAATTACTGAACCT
Protein-coding regions in this window:
- a CDS encoding RrF2 family transcriptional regulator encodes the protein MRLTNYTDYSLRVLIYLAAKDQEKLSNIKEIADVYGISKNHLMKVTYELGKMGLLNTTRGRNGGIRLALDPSDINIGAVVRKTEDDFNLVECFDPETNQCVISPVCGLKHVLNKALQSYLQILDGYTLADLVKNQRQLQEVLGTN
- a CDS encoding PCYCGC domain-containing protein, whose amino-acid sequence is MKFNLFVMSILSVLALAACSSEPSTGKKEEDHASHQEHAGEEIREETKSMNLLPSFLEDKPEEMKGIYTAAAKHRELLESIPCYCGCGDSAGHQNNFDCFVFENKDNGSLVWDDHGTKCGVCLEIAAKSVIDYQNGKSIKEIRSKIDEAYKDGYAKPTPTPKV
- a CDS encoding DUF4362 domain-containing protein, with the protein product MKKRVAWMVPVLLLAGCGGYIPSGRDVVNTHGEVKNHERLLDFISHSEKGVKDKLRVVSYTTEGDAMLQDLEFDGKLIKSRYDSTRDQYGDGDVTYASCKTIEMKEHEEELEYKLTMCGKDNSEMALLTISKK
- a CDS encoding ArsR/SmtB family transcription factor, which gives rise to MKEIDICEVTCVDEEKVVRVNEQLKNQDPMSVAKIFKALSDPTRLKIAYSLTLEEELCVCDISNIVEASNATASHHLRLLHNLGLAKYRKVGKLVYYSLDDEHVSQLIKIAFTHQMEIENRG
- a CDS encoding heavy metal translocating P-type ATPase, with translation MSEQCCGSNSKKNNMQEVSCCSSGSSLSNTNESVAKETGCCSSSNGEQKTNISEPADSCCSSAKPLDGCSSSEEAAATIMHQTKSCCISDSQTNEGAAAESMNFRVYGMDCPACAKTIEKGIGSLQGIRDVQVNYSTARMQVTAASAQAFEPVQNEMKKLGYTAEQMNEKRNLKTYTVEGMDCGSCAKTIENHLRLNKSVQSVNVNFSTGKMKIEHANSTDEIIKEVSKVGFKASLDSSRSSNQPSPSVKSNENGWFILSGVLIAMGFAGSFLGIDPLLSSFLYAFAMIISGYKPVKSAFYSIKSRSLDMNVLMSAAAIGAALIGEWLEGATVVWLFALGNLLQNKSIEQTRNSIRNLMDLAPPEAWIKNGADLVKKPVEEISIGEVIFVKPGDKIPLDGEVVKGESSVNQAPITGESIPVDKEAGDTVFAGTINEHGTLEIRVTKLTEDTTIAKIIHLVEEAQEQKAPTEAFIDKFASIYTPVVFVIALLIMILPPIAGFGTWGDWFYKGLELLVIACPCALVISTPVAIVSAIGNAAKNGILIKGGTFLEKAGAITAIAFDKTGTLTEGKPKVSKVEVLEGTEEELLSIALTLETYSTHPIAKAIADYVKSKGIPSQEGDSFSNIVGKGVQATVEGVPYYAGNLALFKDMNPSLEQVSKRVMDLQNEGKTIVLIGTDQKLIGLIAVSDTIRESTTSAMKTLTENGIRETVMLTGDNTGTAKMIASEANITRYFAELLPEDKVNAIKKLQNEGHKVAMVGDGINDAPALAAADLGIAMGGAGTDTAMETADIVLMADNLDKLPHTIKLSKKALAIIKQNIWFSIIIKVIALALIFPGWLTLWMAVLSDTGAALIVILNALRLLRVKE
- a CDS encoding SpoVR family protein, whose amino-acid sequence is MSGSRHASLQYAIEQITEIADGFGLDYYPMRYEICPADIIYTFGAYGMPTRFSHWSHGKQFHKMKLHYDLGLSKIYELVINSDPCYAFLLDTNSLVQNKLIVAHVLAHCDFFKNNCRFGNTKRDMVESMAATAERVKHYEVLHGRKEVEDFLDAVLAIQEHIDPSIMRPKLSWSMDEEEEEDAPPKNSPYDDLWKLDSRDEKKEKKKKGKKNFPPSPEKDLLLFIEEHSRELEDWQRDILTMMREEMLYFWPQLETKIMNEGWASYWHQRIMRELDLTSSEAIEYAKLNAGVVVPSKTSINPYYLGLKIFEDIEERYDNPTEEMKRLGVKPNSGREKMFEVREIESDISFIRNYLTKDLVLREDMYLFQKQGRDYKVVDKDWKGVRDQLVSMRVNGGFPYITVNDGDYMKNNELYLKHWYEDIELDLKYLEKVLPYVHQLWGRPVHMESMLEGKKVMFTYDGKSVHRKYL